From a region of the Lysinibacillus irui genome:
- a CDS encoding DNA polymerase III subunit beta family protein, producing MFKINVERLQNEVGNIVTAAKRSRLQQSYIFVSASKEKGTVSFSFSGEVLSVVKTIETEVTEDLSFATSVLEFQLKVSSLPDEVEITVALNPKGQLFLKWGNGSGIILLTVDEERIELNSPETIKSISFPQGKWNYFTLNFATFCALPNSKAADKSPTCAGVNFSKSEAGTVVQATNSVKAIKSIEEMDWFDVALTIPRDTFFAITEIVPSNEIITVSLDQTKTKIIIEGSSVFAISRLLDGNFPNTEKLFCDKNSSIVWRADRMELLETTRRVKKLGGQTPIMSVFKKDTKHYAVLKDILTEKIGAVIDSEKEEGFVVNPNNLEAALTVLRTEEVLLAFTQKAAPITLLSGDDDESENSRSNLKVMIAQVKQ from the coding sequence ATGTTCAAAATTAATGTAGAAAGATTACAAAACGAGGTAGGTAACATAGTTACAGCTGCTAAAAGATCGCGATTACAACAAAGTTATATTTTTGTGTCGGCATCTAAAGAGAAAGGAACTGTGAGTTTTTCTTTTAGTGGAGAGGTATTATCAGTAGTTAAAACCATTGAAACAGAAGTTACTGAAGATTTATCTTTTGCGACCTCTGTATTGGAATTTCAATTAAAAGTTTCATCATTACCAGATGAAGTAGAAATTACCGTAGCTCTTAATCCCAAAGGTCAATTGTTTTTAAAATGGGGTAACGGAAGCGGTATTATTTTACTTACTGTTGATGAAGAGAGAATTGAACTGAATTCACCTGAGACTATAAAATCTATCTCCTTTCCACAAGGCAAATGGAATTACTTCACGTTGAATTTTGCTACTTTTTGCGCTTTACCGAATAGTAAAGCAGCAGATAAATCACCAACCTGTGCTGGTGTCAATTTTAGTAAATCTGAAGCTGGAACAGTGGTGCAGGCAACAAATTCCGTGAAGGCCATTAAGTCAATCGAAGAAATGGATTGGTTTGACGTTGCATTAACAATTCCACGTGATACATTTTTCGCGATAACTGAAATTGTTCCTTCAAATGAAATAATTACAGTGTCTTTGGATCAAACCAAGACAAAGATTATTATTGAGGGTTCCTCAGTTTTTGCGATCTCAAGACTTCTTGACGGTAATTTTCCAAATACTGAAAAGTTATTTTGCGATAAAAATTCCTCAATTGTCTGGAGAGCAGATCGAATGGAATTGTTGGAAACAACTCGTCGTGTTAAAAAGTTAGGTGGTCAAACGCCAATTATGTCGGTGTTTAAAAAGGATACTAAACATTATGCTGTCCTAAAAGATATTCTAACGGAGAAAATTGGAGCAGTTATCGATTCTGAAAAAGAAGAGGGTTTTGTTGTGAATCCAAATAACCTTGAGGCCGCTTTAACAGTGCTACGAACAGAAGAGGTTTTACTTGCATTCACGCAAAAAGCTGCACCTATTACTCTATTAAGTGGCGATGATGATGAAAGTGAAAACAGTCGTTCTAACTTGAAAGTCATGATTGCTCAAGTAAAACAATGA
- the dnaX gene encoding DNA polymerase III subunit gamma/tau — protein MNTLLETEVQVEHKALYRKYRPNDFSGLVGQAHVRTTLENAIAKGAVSHAYLFTGPRGTGKTSTAKLFAKALNCENPNGCNPCGVCYSCSNDSTDIIEIDAASNNSVDDVRQLKENIILTPMHGKNKIYIVDEVHMYTTQAFNALLKILEEPPAHARFVLATTEVHKIPATILSRCQRFDFRRISTKEIVDRLKYVLKEEGRAAEDTALNLIAQVSAGGMRDALSLLDQALSRKTELSETVTLNDVLELTGAVDVRVIGQLISLIANNQIEASLSHFNKCFESGKEPKFFIEEMMIYLRDILIFKRLGPEATLKKANTDENFPNIAASVQEDKVYIYLNELQETLSNSKFHHDIQLLMEMTIIRMVHGEKASLQAQIDELRSMIINGNISNSPKLASEQTAPIKANGNDEVRIENTEVTNLQEQPNDFTNAENNNQSIFETSNVDLTLLQPSTDILPSNEESNPEPQMDEGFVEVNDPLQFIEMAREAEANGTDWAKELPPENENYTMESSSPEEDPNTEWPMPQLNDDLVPPETDNESMILSFEEEVVQNTSNIILSEKEQEVLGVLQTANIEYRDAFNKVKESIINELDSLNLSSKRVFSEFTTKAVNEKTVILVHEHKIQVKLIEKAVHRNKITEAFENVYKDMNYIAITQEEWLTVVAAYKEANPQQGK, from the coding sequence ATGAACACTTTATTAGAAACTGAAGTTCAAGTAGAACATAAGGCACTTTATAGAAAATATCGTCCTAATGACTTTTCTGGTTTAGTAGGACAAGCACATGTTAGAACGACTCTTGAAAATGCTATTGCTAAAGGGGCAGTGTCACATGCTTACCTTTTTACTGGTCCGAGAGGTACTGGGAAAACAAGTACTGCTAAACTCTTTGCAAAAGCATTAAATTGTGAAAATCCTAATGGATGTAATCCTTGCGGTGTTTGTTATTCATGTTCAAATGATTCAACTGACATCATCGAAATAGACGCAGCAAGTAATAATAGTGTCGATGATGTACGTCAATTAAAAGAGAATATTATACTAACTCCAATGCATGGGAAAAACAAGATTTATATTGTGGATGAAGTACACATGTATACGACGCAAGCATTTAACGCTCTTTTGAAAATTTTAGAAGAGCCACCTGCACACGCTCGTTTTGTTTTAGCAACGACAGAAGTTCATAAAATACCGGCGACAATTCTTTCACGTTGTCAACGCTTTGATTTCCGTAGAATTTCTACTAAGGAAATCGTTGACCGATTAAAGTATGTCCTTAAAGAAGAAGGAAGAGCTGCCGAAGATACAGCATTAAACCTAATTGCTCAAGTATCAGCCGGCGGTATGCGAGATGCTTTAAGTCTACTAGATCAAGCGTTATCAAGAAAAACAGAACTGTCTGAAACGGTTACGTTAAATGATGTATTAGAACTTACAGGGGCAGTAGATGTTCGAGTAATTGGACAATTAATCTCATTGATAGCCAATAATCAAATTGAAGCCTCATTAAGTCATTTTAATAAATGCTTTGAGTCAGGAAAAGAGCCTAAATTTTTCATCGAGGAAATGATGATTTACCTAAGAGATATTTTGATATTTAAAAGACTTGGCCCTGAAGCTACCTTAAAAAAGGCAAATACTGATGAGAACTTCCCTAATATTGCGGCGAGTGTTCAAGAGGATAAAGTTTATATTTACTTGAATGAACTTCAAGAAACACTAAGCAATTCAAAATTTCATCATGATATACAGCTACTTATGGAGATGACTATTATTCGAATGGTTCATGGAGAAAAAGCATCTCTACAGGCACAAATTGATGAACTCCGTTCAATGATAATAAATGGAAATATTTCTAATTCACCAAAACTTGCATCAGAACAAACAGCACCAATAAAAGCTAATGGTAATGATGAGGTAAGAATTGAAAATACTGAAGTCACAAACTTACAAGAACAGCCTAACGATTTTACAAATGCTGAAAATAATAATCAATCAATTTTCGAAACATCAAATGTTGATTTAACACTACTTCAACCTTCGACGGATATTCTACCAAGTAATGAAGAATCCAATCCTGAACCTCAAATGGATGAAGGGTTCGTTGAAGTAAATGATCCTTTACAGTTTATTGAAATGGCACGGGAAGCAGAAGCTAATGGCACAGATTGGGCTAAAGAACTTCCTCCTGAAAATGAAAATTACACTATGGAGTCATCTTCACCAGAAGAAGATCCAAATACAGAATGGCCAATGCCTCAACTTAATGACGATTTAGTTCCTCCTGAAACTGATAATGAATCAATGATTCTAAGTTTTGAAGAGGAAGTAGTTCAGAATACAAGTAACATTATTTTATCTGAAAAGGAACAAGAGGTGCTAGGGGTTCTACAGACAGCAAATATTGAGTACCGCGACGCTTTTAATAAAGTTAAGGAATCTATCATTAATGAGTTAGATTCTTTAAATTTATCCTCTAAACGAGTTTTCAGTGAATTTACAACGAAAGCAGTAAATGAAAAAACTGTTATTTTAGTACATGAACATAAAATTCAAGTTAAGTTAATTGAAAAAGCGGTTCATAGAAATAAAATTACCGAAGCATTTGAAAATGTTTATAAGGATATGAATTATATAGCTATCACTCAAGAAGAATGGCTAACAGTAGTTGCAGCATATAAAGAAGCTAACCCTCAACAGGGTAAATAG
- a CDS encoding ThiF family adenylyltransferase, with protein sequence MKILYGQNLDIVLIGVGANGSHFLRNLLQDMSLYGRDMRKNRLLIADGDKTEEKNIKNQLFTPEDIGEYKVNALAERYGDHYGIDVLAVPDYITDCDMLERLFANDGRFKILIGCVDNNRTRQLMHDYFNYVSDLLYIDVGVEGVILKEELKDYSYDEMNRMIIGSGFSGQVVVGFKTNGELILPPICDVYPNVLSDTESVFPTQNCTEILNNPQRLETNKMAAQMANIIMNNLFHTGEIYQHEILFNARYGSSNARFIEARTEKYFKELQAQSKSTAAC encoded by the coding sequence ATGAAAATTCTTTATGGTCAAAATTTAGATATTGTTCTAATTGGTGTAGGAGCGAATGGATCTCATTTCCTTCGAAATCTATTACAAGACATGTCATTATACGGTAGGGATATGAGAAAAAATCGATTGCTTATTGCTGACGGTGATAAGACAGAAGAAAAGAACATTAAGAACCAACTTTTTACTCCTGAAGATATTGGGGAGTATAAAGTTAATGCACTAGCAGAACGTTATGGTGATCACTATGGAATAGATGTATTAGCTGTTCCTGATTACATTACGGATTGCGATATGTTAGAACGTCTATTTGCAAATGATGGCCGCTTTAAAATCCTAATTGGATGTGTTGACAATAACCGGACACGACAATTAATGCACGACTATTTCAATTATGTAAGTGATTTACTTTACATTGATGTAGGAGTAGAGGGTGTCATTTTAAAAGAAGAGCTAAAAGATTATTCGTATGATGAGATGAATCGAATGATTATTGGTAGTGGCTTTTCAGGACAAGTAGTTGTTGGTTTTAAAACAAATGGTGAATTAATATTACCACCTATTTGTGATGTTTATCCCAACGTACTTAGTGATACTGAATCTGTATTTCCTACCCAAAATTGCACTGAAATTTTAAATAATCCTCAAAGATTAGAAACTAATAAAATGGCCGCACAGATGGCCAATATCATTATGAATAACTTGTTCCATACAGGTGAAATTTATCAGCATGAAATATTGTTCAATGCTCGATATGGTTCATCCAATGCCCGCTTCATTGAAGCTAGGACTGAAAAATATTTTAAAGAATTACAAGCGCAAAGCAAGAGTACGGCAGCTTGTTAA
- a CDS encoding SH3 domain-containing protein, producing the protein MDYPSREYLEAIRNIQTMMNSFQADIVRTGSMYNDLARKASTMLTEPLMKWQEFINSMNSSMIRALQTQQKLSLEASNTLKRSMELANSFGYLANEIRNSIPFEELAAIDFGYIDEMDSIENDVELELTEEYKAYIQQEIQTQLSAINEEEEPTATTYQEFFVKLSNSIPGQILFSILLCIFSPFSNAVSEDIQESITEVWEDEFQIDLTGEYNATIRNETYLRQGNSKTAPIVLPQKLKTGQLVIVNSRKGSWVKIMVLVGESTYTGWVEKSKILK; encoded by the coding sequence TTTAGAAGCTATTAGAAACATTCAAACAATGATGAATTCCTTTCAAGCAGATATAGTTAGAACGGGATCAATGTACAATGACCTAGCAAGAAAGGCTAGTACAATGCTAACGGAGCCATTAATGAAATGGCAAGAATTTATTAACTCGATGAATTCAAGTATGATTAGAGCACTACAGACTCAACAAAAATTATCTTTGGAGGCATCTAATACACTTAAAAGATCTATGGAATTAGCAAATTCATTTGGATATTTAGCCAATGAAATTCGTAATAGTATTCCTTTTGAAGAGCTTGCAGCAATCGATTTTGGTTATATTGATGAAATGGATAGTATTGAAAATGATGTGGAACTGGAACTTACAGAAGAATATAAAGCTTATATTCAACAAGAAATTCAGACGCAACTAAGTGCTATTAATGAGGAAGAAGAGCCGACAGCTACGACCTACCAAGAATTTTTTGTTAAGCTCTCAAATAGTATCCCTGGTCAGATATTATTCTCAATATTACTATGTATCTTTTCTCCTTTTTCAAACGCAGTTTCAGAGGATATACAGGAGTCCATAACTGAGGTATGGGAAGATGAATTTCAAATTGATTTAACTGGTGAATATAATGCCACTATTCGTAACGAAACATACTTGCGCCAAGGTAATTCAAAAACCGCTCCTATAGTTCTTCCACAAAAATTAAAGACTGGCCAGCTTGTAATTGTGAACAGTAGAAAAGGGAGTTGGGTGAAAATAATGGTATTGGTTGGTGAATCAACATACACTGGTTGGGTTGAAAAATCAAAAATCCTTAAATAA
- a CDS encoding transcriptional regulator, producing MKNSIIKVMKQNQIITMIYISKSGAITQRRVKILKLTNNTFTAYCYIRRAKRTFYVDNVLAINPVTYEKKKVY from the coding sequence ATGAAAAATTCAATAATTAAAGTCATGAAGCAAAATCAAATAATTACTATGATTTATATTTCAAAAAGTGGAGCAATTACTCAAAGAAGAGTCAAAATTCTAAAGCTAACTAACAATACATTTACGGCCTATTGTTATATAAGAAGAGCAAAAAGGACATTTTATGTAGATAACGTTTTAGCAATTAATCCTGTTACTTATGAAAAAAAGAAAGTCTACTAG